One window of the Camelina sativa cultivar DH55 chromosome 1, Cs, whole genome shotgun sequence genome contains the following:
- the LOC109132241 gene encoding LOW QUALITY PROTEIN: putative defensin-like protein 252 (The sequence of the model RefSeq protein was modified relative to this genomic sequence to represent the inferred CDS: substituted 1 base at 1 genomic stop codon) — MRCVTSFVVLCILMILVLNNVKVDVKAQRLKPLCEFTGXPIPGKCPISMRDVSDECYRNLASRERTYKTCDCHNTKVRGKDHHQCTCYTKLPCND, encoded by the exons ATGAGGTGTGTTACTTCGTTTGTAGTTTTGTGTATTCTCATGATCCTTGTTTTGAACAATGTTAAAG TAGATGTGAAAGCACAACGACTGAAACCTCTGTGTGAATTTACTGGTTGACCAATACCTGGAAAATGTCCCATATCTATGCGTGATGTAAGCGACGAGTGCTATCGCAATTTGGCGTCTCGTGAGAGGACATATAAGACTTGCGACTGTCATAACACTAAAGTACGAGGGAAAGACCACCATCAATGCACATGTTATACAAAACTCCCTTGCAACGACTAG
- the LOC109125654 gene encoding LOW QUALITY PROTEIN: putative defensin-like protein 251 (The sequence of the model RefSeq protein was modified relative to this genomic sequence to represent the inferred CDS: deleted 2 bases in 1 codon; substituted 1 base at 1 genomic stop codon), producing the protein MRCVTSFVVLCILMILVLNNVKGKLLKKNSFGFLKNENSRSGSTNTFCYREMDQRNVKYKLCDCQNTLWRKKXHHRCTCYMTLPCNH; encoded by the exons ATGAGGTGTGTTACTTCGTTCGTAGTTTTGTGTATTCTCATGATCCTTGTTTTGAACAATGTTAAAggtaaactattaaaaaaaaatagttttggttttttgaaaaatgaaaacagtaGAAGTGGAAGCACAAACACGTTTTGTTACCGCGAAATGGATCAACGTAATGTAAAATATAAGCTTTGTGAC TGTCAGAACACCTTATGGCGAAAGAAATAACACCATCGCTGCACATGTTATATGACGCTTCCTTGCAATCATTAG